The Acidaminococcus fermentans DSM 20731 sequence TGGAACGAAAAAAGAATAAGAAAAAAAGGGGGGAGTCACCCCCCCCCGGTCAACGGTCAGCTGACAAAAAGGGAGATGTGAAAAAATGATTTCTCATTTTTTCACATCTCCCTTCTTTTTTACCGCTCCAGCTCCTTCGCTGTTACGCCCGGATGCCTGTACTGGTCCTCTTTCAGGACCACTCTGCCCCGGACGGTGATGGCCTGGTGGGGACAGCCGTGGAGACAGGCCAGACAGTGGAGGCAATGGTCCCCCATGACGGCGTACTTTTCTCCCAGATGGATGTTTTCCACCGGACACAACCGCACGCATTCTCCGCATTTTTTGCACCGGTCCGGATCCACCTGGATGCGCATGTACCAGTCTCCGATGGCGTGGCCGATGGGATTGTCGAACAGGCTGGCCATGAGGGACCCGGTTTCCAGGCTGTGATTTTCTTTCCGGTTCCGGATGGCTTCGACCGCTTCCTTCACTACTTCCGGTTCCTTGTTCAGCTTGTGCAGATCGTAGCCGATGTGGGACCTGCCGCAGATGGTGCTGTTGGCGATGAGCGGCACGGCCCGGCTCCAGGAAAGCCTGCAGCCCTGCGCCTGCAACAGGTTCTGCAGGGTCCGGAACGTGCGACCCCAGGAACTGCCGCAGGTGGCCAGGGCATAGATATAGGATCCTTCCGGAAAATCATGGCTGCGGACAAATTCCGCTACATTGGCAGGCACATCTCCATAATACACGGGAAACACCAGACCGATGGCCGGCCCTTCCAGCACCGTTCCGGACGTCCGGGTAATGGAAATGATTTTGTCATCCAGGGCTTCGCCCAGCTCCCGGGCCAGTGCCAGAGAATTGCCGGTGGTGGAAAAATAGTAAATCATGATTTTTTTCTTCTCCTGATACAGAAAATCCAGGGTCTCACAGAGACCTCTGGATTTTTTTGGGTTTTCGGTTTTCGTCCAACGATACATACACAAACAGGGCATCCGCTGCCCGGATGGGTTCCTGCTCTTCCTGTTCCGGTTCCATCCAGGCCACCACTTCCACGTCCATGGAGGTATTTCCCACCCGGACCACCCGGCCTTCCAGCTGCAGCACGGAACCATAGGGAATGGGGACATAAAAGTTCATACCCTTGACGGCCGCTGTGGTCACCCGGGTCCAGGCAAACCGGTGGGCGGTGATGCCGCTGAGTTCATCCATCCAGCCCATCAGGGTACCGCCGAACAGATGGCCAGCGGAATTGGCCATGGACAGCATCACCGACCGGGTCATGATCACCGGCTGGTTGTGCTCCTGTTTCATGCCTGCTCCTGGAGGGCTCGGGTCAGTACGGCTTCAAAAGCCTCCGCCACCGCCTGGTACCCTTCCTTGTTGGGATGGAGTCCGTCCTGGAACATGCTCCGGCCGGTTTTTTCTTCCGCTTCACGGAGGACTTTTTCATAGTCCAGCACCGGCAGGTTCCGGCGGTCCGCCTCTTCCTGGAGCCACTGGCGGTATTCCCGGAGTGCGGCATTGTGCTTTTCGAATTCGCTGGGCAGCTGCCAGCCTTTTTCTGTGCTTTCGATCCGGGTCAAAGGAGGGATTCCCAGGATCACAATGGGCAGCTTGGCGTCCCGGGCCTTGTCCAGGGTGCCGGAAATGTTTTCCTGAATGGAGCTCATGGGTTCGTCCAGCAGGATATCGTTCATGCCGCAGCACAGGAACACCCCGTCCGCCTTTTCATCCACCACATCCATTTTGAACATGCCCCACATCACCAGGGTCAATTTGCCCCCGGCAGCATTGTTCACCACATCGAAACCCATCTTTTTGGAAGCGATGTCATACCAGGTGTTGGCCAGAGTTTCGTTGGTGCAGCTTACCAGGCTGTCACCGATAAAAGCCATTTTCATAACTCATTCTCCTTCAGTCTTTTTTGTTGAAATCCACACCCTGGTTCAGGGCCGCCAGGGCGTTGATCACCACCTGGCTCATGAGCTTGGAGCCCACCACCAGGGCCTGTTCGTTGGGACAGAGTTTGGCATTGTGGAGGCCATGGACCGGTTCCCCTTCCGTACCGCAGCCCAGCCACAGGAAGCAGCCGGGGATGTCCTGCATGTAGAAGCCGAAATCTTCCGCCGTCAGGTCCGGCACCACATGGGATACCAGGCCTTTTTCGCCCAGCACCTGCCGGGCCGTATCCGCCACCAGTTTCGCCGGCACCGGCCAGTTGTCCAGCACCGGATAGCCATAGTAATAATTGAATTCGCAGTCCACTCCGGCAGAAGCCTTCAGTCCGTCCAGGATACCCTGGATGAATTCCGGGATCCGTTTCCGGTTGGTTTCGTCCAGGGTCCGGATGGTCCCTTCCAGGGTCACTTCGTCAGGCACCACATTGTACCGGGAGCCCCCGTGGATGGTGCCGATGTTGATGGTGGCTGTAGCCAGCGGACTGACCCGGCGGCTGACGATGTGGCTCACCTGTTGGAGGAAATCCGCCGCAGCCATAATGGCATCGATGCCTTCCTGGGGATGGCCGGCATGAGAGGTGCGGCCTTTGATTACCACTTTGATCCGGTCGGACCCGGCCATCATGGCCCCTTCCTTCACCCCGATCTGGCCGCAGACAAAGTTGGGCCATACATGGAGACCGAATACCGCCTTCACATCCTTCAGGAACCCGTCCTTCATCATGTACCGGGCGCCGCCGGTGGGAGCCAGTTCTTCCGAAGGCTGGAACAGAATCCGGACACTGCCCTGGATCTCGTCTTTCCGGCGGAGGAGCCGCAGAATGGTCTCCAGCAGGGTGGTCATGTGGATGTCATGGCCGCAGGCGTGCATGACGCCGGGATTCTGGGACGCATAGGGCAGCCCGGTGTCTTCCCTGACGGAAAGGGCATCCATATCCGCCCGGAGCGCCACCATGGGGCCGGTTTTGCCGCCCTGGATGGTGGCCGCCACCCCGTAATGGCCCTGTCCCCGTACCGGATCCAGGCCCAGTTCCTTCAAAATGCCGAAAATCTTTTCCGAAGTGTTCTTTTCCTCCGTGCTGACTTCCGGGTGTTCATGGAACCACCGGCGCCATTCCACACATTTTGCTTCCAGAGCATCTTCCGTCATATGCAGTACGTCCATTGAAATCCCCTCCCAATCCAATGCGTTCCAAATCACGATCATCAGAAAATCTTTTCAATCAACGGCTTTATTCTACCATTTTTGGGGGAATTTGAAAATGGGGCTGTGGCAGACGCAGCAGCTCCGTCAACGGTCAGCTGTCAACGGAGACCATCTGCCGGGAACAGATGATTCTGAATGGAAACGCAGCTGACGCTGCAACCCCACCACACATGCTGCCCATGGCCTGTGGTGGGGTAGCAGCCTTCAGACTCCGGATTTGAGCCGCCATACGGTTCTACAGCTAGAGGGTGCTGCACAAAATGTACAGCACCCTCTCTTTTCACGCATATTCTTCTCCGTCCCACAGGACGATGGTGCCGGTCTCCAAAGACTTGGGCACGTTGATGATCCGCTGGTTTTCGCTGCCCTTGAAGCGCAGGTTCAGGTTCTTTTTGCTTTCCACAAATTCCCCGTCCACCAGCACATCCAGATACCCCAGCATCTCCCGGGTAATGGCCGGATCGCCCAGCTTTCCGGCCAGCATGTCGTGGTCGAAAAGATAGCCGCTGTAGCACCAGATGGTCTTTTTCGGATACCGCTCCCGGATGTGCCGCAGCACCCCCACCAGCACTTCCTGGTTGGCCGGTTCGAAAGGTTCGCCCCCCAGGAGAGAGAACCCCCGGATGTACTCCGGTTCCAGGTCTTCCAGGATTTCCTGCAGCTGGGCCTGGGTAAAGGGCTTGCCGAAGGCGAAATCCCAGGTTTCCTGGTTGAAACAGCCTTTGCAGTGGTGGGTACAGCCGCTGACGTACAGGGAAACCCGTACCCCGGGGCCGTTGGCCACGTCACATTTTTTGATGGTTGCGTAATTCAACGAAAAGCCCCCTTACAGATGCAGCACTCTGGATTTGATTTCTTTGGTTTTCCCCACGTTCCAGAAGTTTTCTCCCAGATACCCGCAGGTCCGCCGGGTCACGTTCATCTTGGACTGATCCTTGTTGTGGCACTGGGGGCATTCCCATTCCAGATTGTCATTGATCTGGATTTCTCCGTCAAAGCCGCACACCTGGCAGTAGTCGGACTTGGTGTTGAATTCCGCGTACTGGATGTTGTCGTAGATGAACCGGACCACGTCTTCGATGGCGGTAGGGTTCTTCTTCATGTTGGGGATTTCCACGTAGGAAATGCATCCGCCGGAGGAAATGGGCTGGAACTGGGATTCGAACTTGAACTTGCTGAAGGCATCGATGGGTTCCCGTACATCCACATGGTAAGAGTTGGTGTAATATCCCTTGTCGGTGATATCCTTGATGGTTCCGAACCGTTCCTTGTCAATCCGGGCAAACCGGTAGCAGAGGGATTCCGCCGGAGTCCCGTACAGGGCAAAGCCCAGGCCAGTCTTGGCTTTCCAGTCATCGCAGGCCTTGCGCAGCCGTTTCATCACCCGCATGGCGAATTCTTCCCCTTCGGGGGTGGTGTGGCTGCAGCCCTTCATGGCCTTGGTGCATTCGTACAGGCCGATGTATCCCAGGCTCAGGGTGGAATAGCCGCCTTCCAGCAGCTTGTCGATGGTTTCCCCTTTCTTCAGGCGGGCAATGGCGCCGTTCTGCCAGTGGATGGGGCTCACATCGCTGCGGATGCCCTTCAGGGCATTGTGCCGGACCATCAGGGCTTCATAGCACAGATCCAGCCGTTCATCCAGCAGCTTCCAGAATTTTGCTTCGTCCCCTTTGGCAATGATCCCGATCTGAGGCAGGTTCAGGGACACAACCCCCTGGTTGAACCGGCCTTCAAACTTGTAATTGCCTTTTTCGTCCTTCCAGGGAGACAGGAAGGAACGGCAGCCCATGGGAGAGAATACATTGCCCTGGTAGATCTCCCGCATTTTCTTGGCGGAGATGTAGTCCGGATACATCCGTTTGATGGAGCACTGGACCGCCAGTTTGGTCAGATAGTCGTACTTGCCGCCCTTCAGGCAGTTGAATTCATCCAACACATAGACCAGTTTGGGGAAGGCCGGGGTCACGTAGACACCCACTTCGTTCTTGATGCCTTCCAGCCGCTGCCGGAGGATTTCCGCAATGATCTGGGCATTTTCCTCAATGTATTCATCATGGGGATCCAGGTGCAGGAACAGGGTCACGAAAGGAGACTGTCCGTTGGTGGTCATCAGGGTATTGATCTGGTACTGGATGGTCTGGACCCCGCTGGCCAGTTCATCCTTCATCCGGCTGTCCAGGATGGCTTCCATTTCATCTTCCGGCAGCTGACCATGAGTGGTTTCGATCAGGCGCTTGCGGAATTTTTCCCGGCTCCGGCGCAGGTATTTGCCCAGGTGGGATACATCCACGGACTGGCCGCCATACTGGGCAGAAGCCACG is a genomic window containing:
- a CDS encoding EFR1 family ferrodoxin (N-terminal region resembles flavodoxins. C-terminal ferrodoxin region binds two 4Fe-4S clusters.), which codes for MIYYFSTTGNSLALARELGEALDDKIISITRTSGTVLEGPAIGLVFPVYYGDVPANVAEFVRSHDFPEGSYIYALATCGSSWGRTFRTLQNLLQAQGCRLSWSRAVPLIANSTICGRSHIGYDLHKLNKEPEVVKEAVEAIRNRKENHSLETGSLMASLFDNPIGHAIGDWYMRIQVDPDRCKKCGECVRLCPVENIHLGEKYAVMGDHCLHCLACLHGCPHQAITVRGRVVLKEDQYRHPGVTAKELER
- a CDS encoding acyl-CoA thioesterase, which encodes MKQEHNQPVIMTRSVMLSMANSAGHLFGGTLMGWMDELSGITAHRFAWTRVTTAAVKGMNFYVPIPYGSVLQLEGRVVRVGNTSMDVEVVAWMEPEQEEQEPIRAADALFVYVSLDENRKPKKIQRSL
- a CDS encoding SGNH/GDSL hydrolase family protein, whose translation is MKMAFIGDSLVSCTNETLANTWYDIASKKMGFDVVNNAAGGKLTLVMWGMFKMDVVDEKADGVFLCCGMNDILLDEPMSSIQENISGTLDKARDAKLPIVILGIPPLTRIESTEKGWQLPSEFEKHNAALREYRQWLQEEADRRNLPVLDYEKVLREAEEKTGRSMFQDGLHPNKEGYQAVAEAFEAVLTRALQEQA
- a CDS encoding M20 metallopeptidase family protein, with the translated sequence MDVLHMTEDALEAKCVEWRRWFHEHPEVSTEEKNTSEKIFGILKELGLDPVRGQGHYGVAATIQGGKTGPMVALRADMDALSVREDTGLPYASQNPGVMHACGHDIHMTTLLETILRLLRRKDEIQGSVRILFQPSEELAPTGGARYMMKDGFLKDVKAVFGLHVWPNFVCGQIGVKEGAMMAGSDRIKVVIKGRTSHAGHPQEGIDAIMAAADFLQQVSHIVSRRVSPLATATINIGTIHGGSRYNVVPDEVTLEGTIRTLDETNRKRIPEFIQGILDGLKASAGVDCEFNYYYGYPVLDNWPVPAKLVADTARQVLGEKGLVSHVVPDLTAEDFGFYMQDIPGCFLWLGCGTEGEPVHGLHNAKLCPNEQALVVGSKLMSQVVINALAALNQGVDFNKKD
- the nrdG gene encoding anaerobic ribonucleoside-triphosphate reductase activating protein — encoded protein: MNYATIKKCDVANGPGVRVSLYVSGCTHHCKGCFNQETWDFAFGKPFTQAQLQEILEDLEPEYIRGFSLLGGEPFEPANQEVLVGVLRHIRERYPKKTIWCYSGYLFDHDMLAGKLGDPAITREMLGYLDVLVDGEFVESKKNLNLRFKGSENQRIINVPKSLETGTIVLWDGEEYA
- the nrdD gene encoding anaerobic ribonucleoside-triphosphate reductase; amino-acid sequence: MKVIKRDGSTVSFDRNKIVTAISKANKAVEGKERLRQEDIEEIASFVEHKNKKRLLVEDIQDMVEKQIMIRGHYELAKAYIIYRYNRALVRKANTTDESILSLISNKNKDVMEENSNKNAVMVSTQRDLIAGEVSRDLTRRVVLPEKISRAHDQGVIHFHDADYFIQPMFNCCLVNLGDMLDNGTVMHGKLIESPKSFQVACTVMTQIIASVASAQYGGQSVDVSHLGKYLRRSREKFRKRLIETTHGQLPEDEMEAILDSRMKDELASGVQTIQYQINTLMTTNGQSPFVTLFLHLDPHDEYIEENAQIIAEILRQRLEGIKNEVGVYVTPAFPKLVYVLDEFNCLKGGKYDYLTKLAVQCSIKRMYPDYISAKKMREIYQGNVFSPMGCRSFLSPWKDEKGNYKFEGRFNQGVVSLNLPQIGIIAKGDEAKFWKLLDERLDLCYEALMVRHNALKGIRSDVSPIHWQNGAIARLKKGETIDKLLEGGYSTLSLGYIGLYECTKAMKGCSHTTPEGEEFAMRVMKRLRKACDDWKAKTGLGFALYGTPAESLCYRFARIDKERFGTIKDITDKGYYTNSYHVDVREPIDAFSKFKFESQFQPISSGGCISYVEIPNMKKNPTAIEDVVRFIYDNIQYAEFNTKSDYCQVCGFDGEIQINDNLEWECPQCHNKDQSKMNVTRRTCGYLGENFWNVGKTKEIKSRVLHL